One Deltaproteobacteria bacterium genomic window carries:
- the ppdK gene encoding pyruvate, phosphate dikinase encodes MEPIKYVYSFTEGDGKNKKLLGGKGANLCEMTQIGLPVPPGFVITTEACLAYLDQKKGKEGLHPEVAKQIQDAMTRLDKETGKGFGDPANPLLVSVRSGAAMSMPGMMDTILNLGLNDETVAGFIRLTKDERFVYDLYRRLIQLFGTVTFHMKDEDFNQIFNELKKEQGVREDVQLDAGSLKKACTRFLDLFKEKTGTPFPQDPYTQLNLAVESVFKSWMGKRAVDYRKEFKITKEMANGTAVNICTMVYGNMGNDSATGVAFTRDPATGENRFFGEYMINAQGEDVVAGIRTPKPIRELRRDMPNVYPELEKLRHTLEDHYREVQDIEFTIEKGKLYCLQTRNAKMNVAAFIKTSVDMVNEGLISEVEALLRIQPDMLEQLLHPRLDPDAKAEVLAQGLPASPGAASGKMVFDADRAESKAKLGEKVILVREETKPDDIHGFFAAQGILTSRGGKTSHAAVVARSMGKPCVSGCEAIVINDLSKEAVISGVTLREGDMITIDGTTGNVYLDKVPTIEPEFVEDLLVLLEWADEISELQVMANADTPEAVSKAKKYGAVGIGLCRTERMFNQPERLPVVQQMILAESTKDREAALDRLLPFQKEDFKEIFRLMDGDPVTIRLLDPPIHEFLPSAEELSDEIDKLGELKQTVDGMTFLPDTLKMLDPELNDRYAANLDVILKGLEELKARHLAGPMIESKEIMLKKVRSLAEINPMLGHRGVRLGITYPEIYAMQIRAILEAAAEHIQEGGRVSPEIMIPQVCTLEELKWVHRYVTQINSDVEKKYRIKIPYKFGTMVEVVRACMRAGRIAELAEFISFGTNDLTQATFSFSREDAENKFLPLYEERGILQHNPFDVLDIKGVGRLMRITMEWARKTRPDLKVGICGEQGGHPESIRFCHHIHMSYVSCSPPRVPIARLAAAHAKLKEKEFVLD; translated from the coding sequence ATGGAACCTATAAAATATGTATACTCATTTACTGAAGGCGACGGCAAGAACAAGAAACTTCTTGGCGGAAAAGGCGCCAATCTATGCGAAATGACGCAGATCGGACTCCCGGTGCCGCCGGGCTTTGTGATTACCACTGAGGCCTGTCTCGCCTATCTGGATCAAAAGAAGGGTAAAGAAGGGCTTCACCCCGAAGTCGCCAAACAGATACAGGACGCCATGACCCGCTTGGACAAAGAAACCGGAAAAGGGTTCGGCGATCCCGCAAACCCCCTGCTGGTATCGGTCAGGTCCGGGGCCGCCATGTCCATGCCCGGTATGATGGACACCATCTTAAACCTCGGGCTCAACGACGAGACGGTGGCTGGTTTTATCCGTTTAACCAAAGATGAGCGATTCGTCTATGACCTCTATCGAAGGCTGATACAGCTCTTCGGCACCGTGACGTTCCACATGAAGGATGAAGACTTCAACCAGATCTTCAATGAGTTGAAGAAGGAACAAGGCGTCCGGGAAGACGTCCAACTGGATGCCGGATCCCTCAAGAAGGCATGTACCAGATTCCTGGACCTTTTCAAGGAAAAAACAGGCACCCCCTTTCCCCAGGACCCCTACACGCAGCTGAACCTGGCGGTGGAATCGGTCTTCAAATCGTGGATGGGAAAACGGGCGGTGGATTACCGGAAGGAATTCAAGATCACCAAGGAAATGGCGAACGGGACTGCCGTCAATATCTGCACCATGGTCTACGGGAATATGGGAAATGACAGCGCCACCGGCGTGGCCTTTACCAGAGATCCGGCCACGGGCGAGAACCGCTTTTTCGGAGAGTACATGATCAATGCCCAGGGCGAGGACGTGGTGGCCGGCATTCGCACGCCCAAACCCATCCGCGAACTCAGAAGAGACATGCCGAATGTCTATCCGGAATTGGAGAAGCTGCGGCACACATTGGAGGATCATTACCGCGAGGTCCAGGATATCGAGTTCACCATTGAAAAAGGGAAGCTCTATTGTCTGCAGACCCGGAACGCCAAGATGAACGTCGCGGCCTTTATCAAGACCTCCGTAGATATGGTAAACGAAGGCCTCATCTCTGAAGTGGAGGCCCTCCTGAGGATCCAACCGGACATGCTGGAGCAGCTCCTCCATCCCCGACTGGATCCGGACGCCAAGGCCGAGGTCTTGGCCCAGGGTCTTCCGGCGTCCCCGGGGGCCGCATCCGGCAAGATGGTCTTTGACGCGGACAGGGCCGAAAGCAAGGCAAAACTGGGTGAAAAGGTCATTCTCGTAAGGGAGGAGACCAAGCCCGATGATATTCACGGATTCTTTGCCGCCCAGGGGATCCTCACCAGCAGGGGAGGCAAGACATCCCACGCGGCCGTGGTGGCGAGAAGCATGGGAAAGCCGTGCGTCTCCGGATGCGAGGCCATTGTCATCAACGATCTCAGCAAAGAGGCGGTCATCTCCGGGGTAACCCTCAGGGAAGGAGATATGATCACCATTGACGGGACCACCGGCAACGTCTACCTGGACAAGGTGCCGACCATCGAACCGGAATTTGTTGAAGACCTCCTGGTCCTGCTGGAATGGGCGGATGAAATCAGCGAACTCCAGGTGATGGCCAATGCAGACACCCCGGAGGCGGTCTCCAAGGCCAAGAAATACGGGGCTGTGGGAATCGGGCTCTGCAGGACGGAAAGGATGTTCAATCAGCCGGAAAGGCTGCCTGTGGTCCAGCAGATGATCCTGGCAGAGAGCACCAAAGACAGAGAGGCCGCTCTGGACCGCCTCCTCCCGTTCCAGAAAGAGGATTTCAAGGAGATCTTCCGGCTCATGGACGGCGACCCCGTCACCATCCGTCTTCTGGATCCTCCCATCCACGAATTTCTCCCCTCTGCGGAAGAGCTGTCAGACGAGATCGATAAACTTGGGGAGTTGAAGCAGACCGTGGACGGGATGACCTTTCTGCCGGATACCCTGAAGATGTTGGATCCGGAGCTGAATGACCGCTATGCAGCCAATCTGGACGTGATCCTTAAGGGACTGGAAGAACTCAAGGCCAGGCATCTGGCCGGTCCCATGATCGAGTCCAAAGAGATTATGCTCAAAAAGGTGAGGTCCTTGGCAGAGATCAATCCGATGCTGGGTCATCGGGGGGTGAGGCTCGGGATCACCTATCCGGAGATTTACGCCATGCAGATAAGGGCCATACTCGAGGCCGCGGCCGAGCATATCCAGGAAGGGGGGCGGGTCTCCCCGGAAATCATGATCCCGCAGGTATGCACATTGGAGGAGTTGAAATGGGTCCACCGCTACGTGACGCAGATTAACAGCGACGTAGAGAAAAAATACAGGATCAAGATCCCCTATAAATTCGGGACCATGGTGGAGGTGGTCAGGGCCTGCATGCGGGCAGGCAGGATCGCCGAACTGGCTGAATTCATCTCTTTCGGGACAAACGACCTGACCCAGGCGACCTTTTCTTTTTCCAGGGAAGATGCTGAAAACAAGTTCCTCCCCCTGTATGAGGAACGGGGGATCTTGCAGCACAATCCCTTTGATGTTCTGGATATCAAGGGCGTGGGCAGGCTCATGAGGATCACCATGGAATGGGCCCGCAAGACACGGCCCGATCTGAAGGTCGGGATCTGCGGCGAACAGGGGGGCCATCCGGAATCCATCCGGTTCTGTCATCACATCCACATGAGTTATGTCTCCTGCTCCCCCCCCAGGGTCCCCATTGCCAGGCTGGCCGCTGCCCATGCCAAGCTCAAGGAGAAAGAGTTTGTCCTGGATTGA
- a CDS encoding GNAT family N-acetyltransferase translates to MMRNNLPQSMISDNEDAARKDLGLNERLGLISLIDEGMRMKSAESPIVADLFNNLWDLVNKTVSGSRINRLKPEDSKNGFRVIEVNAETGENLGRLNMVYLRKPVPCYYLVYVEVGAPFRRKGLGTQILKHFKKFLIRRSAVGILDNIIPEEDPTYDIYLKQSWRPAESIIGNSALADRHYYMIFTPPGLEGKDLKGPVLKLLHHLRRKQTFIDMRDNQIMVQRTIEEFKGLHSALMTYFGDELKRGESTPLMRFMFTRFITKFIAFRRRIESLIGYTGGDSLEQITLAPEVARMQAQSYAPYDLGNGPNLVDGDMKLWNRLPETLKRHPARFIEGLPNYERPSFTTWLEEQRNACNHVLTIGNLMDLGFDPTRLKEIDVDGQPCIFERIQAKQLPDLKKKETLLTEMDGKMRGRRIQNTSFNVNLPLLTIRDRGNAYVLRRKIAGIHWEEAVEQIQGSPRLRTLDASLKLHRMIAGTVKEARRAVSEELKVAEEVLNDLLACFVSWDIKTNQPRIMVDFTDSYLASIWMA, encoded by the coding sequence ATGATGAGAAACAATTTGCCTCAGAGCATGATTTCCGATAATGAGGACGCTGCCCGGAAAGACCTGGGCCTCAACGAAAGGCTCGGGCTGATCAGTTTGATTGACGAAGGGATGCGAATGAAATCCGCTGAATCGCCCATTGTGGCGGACCTCTTCAACAATCTCTGGGACCTCGTCAATAAGACCGTTTCCGGGAGCAGGATCAACCGGCTCAAACCCGAAGATTCCAAGAATGGCTTTCGGGTGATCGAGGTCAATGCAGAGACCGGCGAAAATCTGGGTCGGCTGAACATGGTCTATCTTCGGAAACCGGTTCCCTGTTATTATCTGGTCTATGTCGAGGTGGGGGCGCCGTTCAGAAGAAAGGGTTTAGGCACACAGATACTGAAGCACTTCAAGAAGTTTCTGATCAGAAGGTCAGCGGTCGGGATCCTGGACAACATCATCCCCGAGGAAGACCCCACATATGATATTTACCTGAAACAATCGTGGAGACCGGCGGAAAGTATCATCGGGAACTCTGCCCTGGCAGACCGGCACTACTACATGATCTTTACGCCCCCGGGTCTGGAAGGAAAGGACCTGAAAGGACCGGTCCTGAAGCTGCTGCACCACCTGCGCCGAAAACAGACCTTTATCGACATGCGGGATAACCAGATCATGGTCCAACGCACCATCGAAGAATTCAAGGGCCTCCATTCGGCTTTGATGACCTATTTTGGAGACGAACTCAAGAGAGGGGAATCCACGCCCCTGATGCGGTTCATGTTCACCCGTTTCATAACCAAGTTCATCGCCTTCAGACGACGCATCGAGTCCCTGATCGGATATACCGGGGGCGATTCCCTGGAACAGATCACCCTGGCGCCTGAAGTCGCCCGAATGCAGGCACAGTCCTATGCGCCCTACGATCTGGGAAACGGTCCCAATCTTGTAGATGGGGATATGAAACTGTGGAACCGTCTTCCGGAGACCCTGAAAAGACATCCCGCGCGTTTCATCGAGGGGCTCCCCAATTACGAGAGACCCAGCTTTACAACCTGGCTGGAGGAGCAGAGAAACGCCTGCAATCATGTGTTGACTATCGGCAACCTCATGGATCTCGGGTTTGATCCCACCCGATTGAAGGAAATCGATGTTGACGGTCAACCATGCATCTTCGAACGAATTCAGGCAAAACAGCTCCCGGATCTGAAAAAAAAGGAGACGCTGTTGACAGAGATGGACGGGAAGATGCGCGGCCGGCGGATCCAGAATACTAGCTTCAATGTGAATCTTCCGCTGCTGACCATCCGGGACAGGGGGAATGCCTATGTCCTGCGTCGCAAGATCGCCGGAATTCACTGGGAGGAGGCGGTGGAACAGATCCAGGGGTCTCCCCGGTTGAGGACCCTGGATGCCTCTCTGAAGCTGCACCGGATGATTGCCGGCACTGTGAAGGAGGCCCGCCGGGCCGTGTCTGAGGAATTGAAGGTGGCAGAGGAGGTCCTGAATGACCTCCTGGCCTGCTTTGTTTCTTGGGACATCAAGACGAACCAGCCGCGGATCATGGTTGATTTCACTGACTCTTATCTGGCATCGATCTGGATGGCATAA
- a CDS encoding AEC family transporter, with translation MDIFLRTTLPLFLLIGLGFFSRKADLMKQGDERTLSAYVYFFALPSLFFINLAETRFDRIIATFVGAGIIPVLVIFSLLTLLYFIFRFSKDTYFLLVLGSVFGSHAFFGVPFVMFALPTAQGEQLATLSSGTISIVSVVISISVLELHQLSREKRPSVLEAVRHVARRLTRNPLVISIFSGAIFSYLKVPIPVAVSKPIHMLGGTTATVAIFMLGVFFYGRQYKQLTQALGVSLLRMIVLPLIAFGTVRLLGLETPESSVVVLMNAMPMAVSMVILSERYRFHQELIASIVLISSVLAGFYLNGWLAVLGLE, from the coding sequence GTGGATATCTTCTTAAGGACAACGCTGCCGCTTTTCCTCCTCATCGGTCTCGGTTTCTTCTCCAGAAAAGCCGATCTGATGAAACAGGGGGATGAACGGACACTGAGTGCTTATGTCTACTTCTTTGCGCTTCCTTCCCTCTTCTTTATCAACCTGGCGGAAACCCGTTTTGACCGAATTATTGCCACCTTTGTAGGGGCCGGCATTATCCCCGTCCTCGTCATTTTCTCGCTGCTCACCCTCCTCTATTTTATCTTCCGCTTTTCAAAAGACACCTATTTTCTCCTTGTGCTGGGGTCTGTTTTCGGCTCCCATGCTTTTTTCGGTGTCCCCTTTGTCATGTTCGCCCTTCCAACAGCCCAGGGGGAGCAGCTGGCCACCCTTTCTTCCGGCACCATATCAATTGTCAGCGTTGTTATCTCGATTTCCGTGCTTGAACTGCATCAACTTTCCCGTGAAAAAAGACCATCGGTACTTGAGGCCGTCCGACATGTCGCCCGCCGTCTCACCAGGAATCCCCTTGTGATTTCAATTTTTTCGGGAGCGATTTTCTCTTATCTGAAGGTCCCCATTCCGGTTGCCGTCAGTAAACCCATCCATATGCTCGGGGGCACCACGGCAACCGTGGCGATTTTCATGCTCGGCGTCTTTTTTTACGGCCGTCAATACAAACAGCTCACTCAGGCCCTTGGGGTGTCTCTTCTGCGTATGATTGTCCTGCCGCTGATTGCGTTTGGGACCGTAAGGCTGCTGGGCCTTGAAACTCCGGAATCATCGGTGGTGGTCTTGATGAATGCCATGCCGATGGCCGTATCCATGGTCATTCTAAGTGAACGCTACCGGTTCCATCAGGAGCTGATCGCCTCGATTGTCCTGATCTCCTCTGTCCTGGCAGGCTTCTATCTCAATGGCTGGCTGGCGGTGCTGGGCCTTGAGTGA